A genomic stretch from Methanothrix sp. includes:
- the thiC gene encoding phosphomethylpyrimidine synthase ThiC, with the protein MGMLEDAAAGRLNDEMRYVAQVEGKTPEFICRGIATGRIVIPVSPYRETRPVGIGKGLRTKVNASIGTSSDIVDVEMEVEKARVAESAGADTLMELSTGGDLHEIRRRVIEATSLSVGSVPLYQAFIEAIRKHGAGVDMTEDELFRAVDEQARMGTNFMAIHTGINRICLERLRAQGGRFGGLCSRGGAFMIAWMLHNEKENPLYSEFDYLLEILKEHEVTLSLGNGMRAGAIHDSTDRAQIQELVINAELADRAQAAGVQTIVEGPGHIPVDEIEANIRIMKRMTNERPFYMLGPLVTDIAPGYDHIVAAVGASLSSAYGADFICYVTPAEHLALPTPEDVREGVIAARIAAHIGDMIKLGMRDRDLEMGRARRDLLWERQFDLALDSQRARQIRAEREPADSRVCTMCGDYCALKIIKSSINLSR; encoded by the coding sequence ATGGGTATGCTTGAGGATGCAGCAGCAGGAAGGCTGAACGATGAGATGAGATATGTGGCGCAGGTGGAGGGAAAGACTCCTGAGTTCATATGCAGAGGTATCGCAACCGGAAGAATAGTGATACCTGTCTCCCCTTACAGAGAGACCAGGCCGGTGGGCATAGGAAAAGGTCTGCGCACGAAGGTGAACGCATCCATAGGTACAAGCTCAGACATCGTGGATGTGGAGATGGAGGTCGAAAAGGCGCGTGTTGCAGAGAGCGCAGGGGCTGACACTCTGATGGAGCTCTCGACAGGCGGTGACCTGCACGAGATCCGGAGGAGGGTGATAGAGGCGACGAGCCTCAGTGTCGGCAGTGTTCCTCTTTATCAGGCCTTCATCGAGGCGATAAGAAAGCACGGGGCCGGAGTTGACATGACAGAGGACGAGCTCTTCCGGGCTGTTGATGAGCAGGCGCGGATGGGCACGAACTTCATGGCGATACACACAGGCATAAACAGAATCTGTCTGGAGCGCCTGAGGGCACAGGGCGGCAGGTTCGGAGGGCTCTGCAGCCGCGGCGGCGCCTTCATGATAGCCTGGATGCTTCATAACGAAAAGGAGAACCCGCTGTACAGCGAATTCGACTATCTTCTTGAGATACTCAAGGAGCATGAGGTGACCCTGAGCCTCGGAAACGGCATGCGTGCAGGCGCGATCCACGACTCGACCGACAGGGCTCAGATACAGGAGCTTGTGATCAATGCGGAGCTCGCGGACAGAGCGCAGGCTGCTGGCGTCCAGACGATCGTCGAGGGGCCGGGACACATACCTGTTGATGAGATAGAGGCTAACATAAGGATCATGAAGCGCATGACAAACGAGCGGCCGTTCTACATGCTGGGTCCCCTGGTGACAGATATAGCTCCGGGCTACGATCATATCGTGGCCGCTGTTGGGGCAAGCCTCTCAAGTGCATACGGCGCAGACTTCATCTGCTATGTCACGCCTGCAGAGCACCTTGCACTTCCCACCCCTGAGGATGTGAGGGAGGGGGTCATCGCAGCGAGGATCGCTGCTCACATCGGGGACATGATCAAGCTCGGCATGAGGGACCGGGATCTGGAGATGGGCAGAGCAAGAAGAGATCTGCTCTGGGAGAGGCAGTTTGATCTCGCACTGGACTCACAGCGAGCCAGGCAGATACGGGCTGAGAGAGAGCCTGCTGATAGCAGGGTTTGCACTATGTGCGGCGATTACTGCGCTCTTAAAATAATAAAAAGCAGCATCAACCTGAGCAGATAG
- a CDS encoding MarR family transcriptional regulator, producing MLRIGGYRLSGAGLRHCSHLEEEVLALIGSNGIVQSELARLLGISSSKCSRIVCRMERRGLVKRSRTTFRGRRTYLVMMSSSQCRPIDSYLAELYVFFLVRSSRGTGNRRRSS from the coding sequence ATGCTCCGAATCGGAGGGTATCGATTGAGTGGTGCAGGGTTGAGGCACTGCAGCCATCTCGAGGAGGAAGTTCTGGCCCTGATCGGCAGCAATGGGATCGTGCAGTCTGAGCTCGCGAGGCTTCTTGGCATAAGCAGCAGCAAGTGCTCGCGTATCGTGTGCAGGATGGAGAGAAGGGGGCTTGTGAAAAGGAGCAGGACCACCTTCAGGGGGAGGAGGACCTATCTTGTTATGATGAGTTCTTCACAGTGCAGACCAATCGACAGCTACTTAGCGGAGCTGTATGTCTTTTTCCTTGTGAGATCTTCTCGCGGGACTGGAAATCGGAGGCGCTCTTCTTGA
- a CDS encoding geranylgeranylglycerol-phosphate geranylgeranyltransferase: MILLEIMRPANCAMAGAASLTGMIASGAIPQSLRIPALVFFAVFLITGGGNAINDYFDREIDAVNRPERPIPSGRISPSAALMWSVTLFVAGCIISGMINQSCLALAVLNSSVLIIYAARLKGLPAAGNIAVSYLTGTTFLFGGLAAMPSSITAYLSILSALATLSREIVKDIEDLPGDLAHGAKTLPAFIGERKSFITASLALIVAVMLSYLVPLGIEYLVAVSTANIAFLVSMNRMLRGDASGSQRWIKMGMALALTAFLLGSLL; the protein is encoded by the coding sequence TTGATCCTCCTGGAGATCATGCGCCCTGCGAACTGCGCGATGGCAGGGGCTGCTTCGCTCACAGGCATGATTGCATCAGGCGCAATCCCGCAGTCTTTGCGTATTCCTGCTCTGGTCTTCTTCGCGGTGTTTCTCATCACAGGCGGAGGCAATGCGATAAACGACTACTTCGACAGGGAGATCGATGCGGTAAACCGGCCCGAGCGGCCAATACCGAGCGGCAGGATCTCCCCGAGTGCTGCTCTGATGTGGTCGGTGACGCTCTTCGTCGCGGGATGTATTATCTCGGGGATGATAAATCAGAGCTGCCTGGCGCTAGCGGTGTTGAACTCATCTGTGCTCATCATCTATGCTGCGAGACTCAAGGGGCTGCCCGCAGCGGGCAACATCGCGGTCTCGTATCTCACAGGCACCACCTTCCTGTTCGGCGGGCTTGCTGCGATGCCTTCGAGCATAACAGCCTATCTCTCCATCCTCTCAGCCCTCGCAACCCTGAGCAGGGAGATCGTCAAGGATATTGAGGATCTTCCGGGAGATCTTGCGCATGGGGCGAAAACTCTTCCCGCGTTCATCGGAGAGAGAAAATCATTCATCACGGCATCTCTGGCTCTGATCGTGGCAGTAATGCTGAGCTATCTCGTGCCGCTGGGTATCGAGTATCTGGTGGCTGTCAGCACAGCCAATATTGCGTTTCTCGTCTCCATGAACAGAATGCTCCGGGGCGACGCCTCCGGATCTCAGAGGTGGATAAAGATGGGAATGGCGCTGGCACTGACGGCTTTCCTGCTGGGCTCTCTGCTGTAA
- a CDS encoding minichromosome maintenance protein MCM yields the protein MSYDPVSKWEEFIRSRYWDALLKLAESYPSTRSLIVNFTDLDRYDTEFADDLLENPDVMFDAAHTALQEIVLPVDVDLSGAHVRVVNLPQHLKTRDLRSDHIGKLIAIEGQVRTATEVRPKILRAAYECQRCGHVFYVDQSGTKFVEPYECPNEACDRRGPFRLLPKRSHFVDAQKVRVQESPEDLRGGEQPQTLDVELGDDLVGRIFPGDRVIINGILRSYQRTTQSGKSTYFDLFLDGISIEMMEQEFEEIEISPEDEKRILELSRDPDVYGKIVRSIAPSIYGYEDVKEALALQLVSGFSKRLPDGARIRGDIHILLVGDPGVAKSQLLRYMAKLSPRGIYTSGKSSTSAGLTATAIKDELGDGRWTIEAGALVLADKGIAAVDEMDKMSPDDRSALHEAMEQQTISVAKAGVMATLKSRCALLAAANPKMGRFDKYEPIAPQINLTPALMSRFDLIFVLTDEPNAERDAHIATHILRSNYAGELSSQRSINPSINDEDIESATEIIKPEIEPELLRKYVAYARKNIFPTLTEVAMERFKEYYISLRSQGQDGNKPVPVTARQLEALIRLGEASARLRLSNRITEDDVDRVIRIVESCLKKVGVDPETGMLDADVISIGISKSTRDKTKMMLNIVRELGGKEGAQIDDVLDRAEAEGIGRDRAEEIISRLRQEGSLIQTTRGTLRAV from the coding sequence GTGTCGTACGATCCTGTTTCAAAATGGGAGGAGTTCATCCGATCCAGGTACTGGGACGCTCTCCTGAAGCTGGCGGAGTCGTATCCATCAACAAGAAGCCTGATTGTGAATTTTACGGATCTCGACAGATACGACACAGAGTTCGCGGACGACCTTCTTGAGAATCCTGATGTGATGTTTGACGCAGCGCACACTGCCCTTCAGGAGATCGTGCTTCCTGTGGATGTGGATCTGAGCGGGGCGCATGTGAGGGTCGTGAACCTGCCGCAGCACCTCAAGACAAGGGATCTCAGAAGCGATCACATCGGGAAGCTCATAGCCATCGAGGGCCAGGTCAGGACAGCGACAGAGGTAAGGCCGAAGATACTAAGGGCTGCATATGAGTGCCAGCGGTGCGGGCATGTCTTTTACGTCGATCAGTCAGGGACGAAGTTCGTAGAGCCGTATGAGTGCCCAAACGAGGCATGCGACAGAAGAGGGCCGTTCAGGTTGCTCCCGAAGAGATCGCACTTCGTCGACGCGCAGAAGGTTCGCGTTCAGGAATCGCCGGAGGATCTCAGGGGAGGAGAGCAGCCCCAGACACTGGACGTGGAGCTTGGCGACGATCTCGTTGGCAGGATCTTCCCCGGGGACAGGGTGATAATCAACGGCATCCTGAGGTCTTATCAGAGGACGACACAGAGCGGAAAGAGCACGTACTTCGATCTGTTTCTTGATGGAATCAGCATCGAGATGATGGAGCAGGAGTTCGAGGAGATCGAGATATCGCCGGAGGATGAGAAACGAATTCTGGAGCTGAGCAGAGATCCAGACGTCTACGGAAAGATAGTGAGATCGATCGCTCCATCCATCTATGGCTACGAGGATGTGAAGGAGGCCCTGGCCCTCCAGCTCGTCTCCGGCTTCTCCAAGCGGCTTCCTGACGGGGCAAGGATCAGAGGAGACATTCACATACTCCTGGTGGGAGATCCGGGGGTTGCAAAATCGCAGCTTCTGAGGTACATGGCGAAGCTCTCCCCAAGGGGCATATACACATCCGGGAAGAGCTCGACATCTGCCGGCCTCACAGCAACTGCGATAAAGGACGAGCTCGGAGACGGGAGGTGGACCATAGAGGCCGGAGCTCTGGTGCTCGCTGATAAGGGCATCGCGGCAGTGGATGAGATGGACAAGATGAGCCCGGATGACCGCTCAGCTCTGCACGAGGCCATGGAGCAGCAGACGATCAGCGTTGCAAAGGCAGGCGTCATGGCAACCCTGAAGTCAAGGTGCGCGCTGCTCGCAGCTGCAAACCCGAAGATGGGGAGGTTCGACAAGTACGAGCCGATAGCGCCGCAGATAAACCTCACTCCAGCCCTGATGTCAAGGTTCGATCTGATATTCGTTCTGACCGATGAGCCGAATGCTGAAAGGGATGCGCACATAGCCACCCACATCCTGAGGAGCAACTACGCCGGGGAACTCTCGAGCCAGAGGAGCATCAATCCATCAATAAACGATGAGGATATCGAGAGCGCCACGGAGATCATAAAGCCGGAGATAGAGCCGGAGCTGCTCAGGAAGTATGTGGCCTATGCCAGGAAGAACATATTCCCAACGCTCACGGAGGTGGCGATGGAGAGGTTCAAGGAGTACTACATCAGCCTCAGGAGCCAGGGGCAGGATGGAAACAAGCCGGTGCCTGTCACGGCAAGACAGCTCGAGGCGCTCATACGTCTCGGAGAGGCCAGCGCCAGGCTGAGGCTCAGCAACCGGATCACAGAGGATGATGTCGATCGGGTTATACGAATCGTTGAGTCGTGCCTGAAGAAGGTGGGTGTCGATCCGGAGACGGGGATGCTGGATGCGGATGTGATCAGCATAGGGATAAGCAAGAGCACCAGGGACAAGACAAAGATGATGCTCAACATAGTCAGGGAGCTCGGAGGTAAGGAGGGCGCCCAGATCGATGACGTACTCGACAGGGCTGAGGCCGAGGGCATTGGCAGGGACAGGGCTGAGGAGATTATCTCGCGCCTTAGGCAGGAGGGATCCCTGATACAGACGACCAGGGGCACTCTGAGGGCCGTGTGA
- a CDS encoding NDP-sugar synthase, whose amino-acid sequence MPPPVIATVGGGGTRLYPLTLCQPKPLVEVCDTAIIAVLFRILAIQGCRRFILGSKGFENTLALSNYFKAGEGFFKRLGIDDHEEFSYQPQYEDHGSADSLRYCMRYFSIDEDVLVVSGDNLIDIDLEDFIAYHRRRNPILTVALKELPREESISQYGVAELESDMRIRRFVEKPKAGTEPSRMINTAFYIFSPEIRDVLAEMGDKSRDIGGDLIPYLTENGYDVYGYPLRGYWIDIGTPERLLQATMNVLSGNVRHFTFRHPYRENQWIHPSTLKRIGRMLERGDIELRGSVFLGRDCRIEPGVVIENSHVGHTCMIERDVEIRNSAVMSFSNIMHGVRLNRAVVGRYSTIEAHSVLDSDQSNGRKGIPVVGDNVRLQKESVVGPGTRVAPLRYSHMILATGKFLELGSDERNIYFTQRSQTPA is encoded by the coding sequence ATGCCACCGCCGGTCATAGCAACAGTCGGCGGAGGGGGCACGCGGTTATACCCTCTCACGCTCTGCCAGCCGAAGCCCCTGGTGGAGGTATGCGACACTGCGATAATAGCAGTTCTCTTCAGGATCCTCGCCATCCAGGGGTGCAGGAGGTTCATACTTGGCAGCAAGGGATTCGAGAACACGCTTGCTTTATCGAACTACTTCAAGGCAGGAGAGGGTTTCTTCAAGCGTCTTGGCATAGATGACCACGAGGAGTTCAGCTACCAGCCGCAGTACGAGGATCACGGCAGCGCAGATTCCCTCAGGTACTGCATGCGATACTTCTCCATCGACGAGGATGTTCTGGTCGTCTCCGGCGATAACCTCATAGATATCGACCTGGAGGACTTCATAGCGTATCACAGGCGCAGGAATCCGATTCTCACCGTGGCGCTGAAGGAGCTGCCCCGCGAGGAGAGCATCTCCCAGTACGGGGTAGCAGAGCTGGAGAGCGATATGCGCATACGCCGGTTCGTCGAGAAGCCTAAGGCAGGCACAGAGCCGAGCAGGATGATAAACACCGCCTTCTACATATTCTCCCCTGAGATAAGAGATGTCCTCGCAGAGATGGGCGACAAGTCCCGTGATATCGGGGGCGATCTGATACCGTATCTCACCGAGAACGGCTACGATGTCTATGGCTATCCTCTCAGGGGCTACTGGATAGACATCGGTACCCCGGAGAGGCTTCTTCAGGCCACCATGAACGTCCTCTCCGGAAATGTGCGGCATTTCACCTTCCGGCACCCATACAGGGAGAACCAGTGGATTCATCCATCGACCCTGAAGCGCATAGGCCGGATGCTGGAGCGTGGCGATATCGAGCTCAGGGGCAGCGTCTTCCTGGGAAGAGACTGTCGCATCGAGCCCGGGGTCGTCATAGAGAACTCGCATGTTGGGCACACCTGCATGATCGAGAGGGATGTTGAGATAAGAAACAGCGCGGTAATGAGCTTCTCAAACATAATGCACGGAGTTCGGCTGAACCGCGCTGTTGTGGGCAGATACTCCACAATCGAGGCACACAGCGTGCTGGACTCGGATCAGTCCAACGGGAGGAAGGGCATACCTGTGGTCGGCGATAACGTGCGGCTGCAGAAAGAGTCTGTTGTGGGTCCGGGCACCAGGGTTGCACCTCTGAGGTACAGCCACATGATCCTCGCCACCGGCAAGTTCCTCGAGCTCGGCTCGGACGAGAGAAACATCTACTTCACGCAGAGATCGCAAACTCCGGCATGA
- a CDS encoding dCMP deaminase family protein yields the protein MDRPGLDEYFMEIAAVVSKRSTCLRNRVGAVIVRDKRILSTGYNGAPTGLEHCDVVGCLRERVESGTRHELCRAVHAEQNAIIQAALHGVSIEGATLYCTHQPCILCAKMMINARIRRVVYRNQYPDEEALRFLEQAGIEVVRI from the coding sequence ATGGACCGACCCGGCCTGGACGAGTACTTCATGGAGATCGCAGCGGTTGTGTCAAAGCGATCCACCTGTCTGAGAAACAGAGTGGGCGCGGTGATTGTGCGGGACAAGCGCATCCTGTCGACAGGCTACAACGGAGCTCCTACAGGGCTGGAGCACTGTGATGTCGTGGGATGTCTGAGGGAGAGGGTGGAGAGCGGGACGAGGCATGAGCTATGCCGTGCAGTCCATGCGGAGCAGAACGCCATAATCCAGGCTGCTCTACATGGAGTGAGCATCGAGGGGGCGACGCTCTACTGCACCCACCAGCCATGCATACTCTGCGCCAAGATGATGATAAACGCGAGAATACGCAGGGTTGTTTACAGGAATCAGTACCCCGACGAGGAGGCTCTGAGGTTCCTGGAGCAGGCTGGGATTGAGGTCGTGAGGATCTGA
- a CDS encoding UbiA family prenyltransferase: MVCRDAVDAAERLLAFLAVTSLFIGGTGFFKTYMASILLGIEPSMTICLSVFLVSFSVYTLDKLVDLDRDVSNMPSRKKFLYSRRRIFLALALSAYIAAALIMAYVRPAALPLVFVPVIANAFYGMRLLPWLPRLKDIPVMKNIVVGSAWAVVTVLIPVLYSGHSDSWIPVLYFIFIKTFIDTVLYDIRDVAGDRISGVRTMPVILGEKLTVLLLLLLNTAILPVSLLLPGDGREIALALTLYGYAYIAYLRRRRNPAVLDLLVEGEWMMASVVLYMLNAA; encoded by the coding sequence ATGGTGTGCAGAGATGCGGTAGATGCTGCGGAGAGGCTGCTTGCATTCCTTGCTGTGACCTCTCTGTTCATCGGAGGAACAGGCTTCTTCAAAACATACATGGCGAGCATTCTGCTTGGAATCGAGCCGAGCATGACGATCTGCCTCTCGGTATTTCTCGTGTCTTTCAGTGTTTACACGCTGGACAAGCTTGTGGATCTCGACCGGGACGTCTCGAACATGCCGTCGAGGAAGAAGTTCCTCTATTCGCGGAGGAGGATCTTTCTGGCTCTGGCGCTCTCCGCTTACATCGCAGCCGCTCTCATCATGGCTTATGTGAGACCTGCAGCTCTGCCTCTGGTATTCGTGCCGGTGATCGCAAACGCCTTTTACGGGATGCGTCTGCTTCCGTGGCTGCCGAGGCTGAAGGATATACCGGTGATGAAGAACATTGTCGTTGGGTCTGCATGGGCAGTGGTGACGGTTCTCATTCCGGTGCTTTATAGCGGTCACAGCGATTCATGGATCCCTGTGCTGTATTTCATATTCATCAAGACGTTCATCGACACAGTTCTCTACGACATACGCGATGTCGCGGGCGATAGAATCAGCGGCGTGCGCACGATGCCCGTGATCCTTGGAGAGAAGCTGACGGTTCTTCTGCTGCTTCTTCTGAACACAGCGATCCTGCCGGTCTCGCTGCTCCTTCCAGGAGATGGCAGAGAGATTGCCCTGGCCCTCACCCTCTACGGATACGCATACATCGCATACCTGAGGAGAAGGCGGAACCCTGCGGTTCTCGATCTGCTCGTTGAGGGGGAGTGGATGATGGCATCTGTGGTGCTGTACATGCTGAACGCTGCGTAG
- a CDS encoding DUF5803 family protein — translation MRERSSGYTAPAQGESRLARCPSACSDRTVLFALAVSLLILTSGSRSLDLSNATVVDLAGGRAVIEQPVSGKIFNITAIARIENISLMSGSHAVRCSIDESFWRGVYRYRITAGEPVSGVLRYEAPIRGQQFVSPVVLNGTVAVMIPEGHTTGARALGIPRPEPYEIIEGNRTVVIWRLDRDSIVEVGFYRKDAPQILGYFFVLLLAAGIFLAAGYYSSIRRFEAMRRGLR, via the coding sequence ATGAGGGAGAGGTCTTCAGGATACACAGCACCGGCTCAGGGTGAGAGCCGCCTGGCACGATGTCCATCCGCTTGCTCCGATCGCACGGTGCTTTTTGCGCTTGCTGTATCTCTTCTCATCCTCACCTCCGGCTCGCGGTCCCTCGATCTGAGCAATGCCACGGTTGTGGATCTGGCCGGAGGCAGAGCTGTGATAGAGCAGCCTGTATCCGGAAAGATCTTCAACATCACGGCGATAGCAAGAATCGAGAACATATCCTTGATGAGCGGCTCACATGCTGTGAGATGCAGCATTGACGAGAGCTTCTGGAGGGGCGTTTACAGGTACAGGATCACCGCTGGAGAGCCGGTGTCCGGTGTTTTGAGGTACGAGGCGCCCATACGGGGACAGCAGTTCGTATCTCCCGTCGTTCTGAACGGAACCGTCGCCGTCATGATCCCGGAGGGTCACACAACGGGCGCCAGGGCTCTTGGCATTCCGAGACCTGAGCCATATGAGATCATCGAGGGAAACCGCACGGTTGTTATCTGGAGGCTCGATAGGGACTCAATCGTCGAGGTCGGATTTTACAGGAAAGACGCCCCACAGATCCTCGGCTACTTCTTTGTGCTTCTGCTGGCTGCAGGGATTTTCCTGGCTGCAGGATACTACTCCAGCATCAGAAGGTTTGAGGCCATGCGAAGAGGGCTGAGGTAG
- the rtcA gene encoding RNA 3'-terminal phosphate cyclase — MKKPQMIEIDGSYGEGGGQIVRTSVALSALTGIPVRIKNIRRNRPRPGLAAQHVRAIEALARISRAEMRGVHLESEEIEFIPGRISAGSYDVDIGTAGSVTLLIQCLLPALTAAEGPVTVTVRGGTDVRWSPTVDYLEHVALPAMRLFGVAASFRCERRGYYPRGGGVVVLSTRPSRLRHARVERIDEGIRGISHCGSLPEHVARRQADAALELLRENGYEAGIDIQTVNSSSPGSGITLWSGFRGSSALGERGVRAEDVGREAANTLIEEMRAGASVDVHLADQLIPYIALAGGEYTAREISSHTRTNIWTAQRILGCRIDIDEGEVFRIHSTGSG; from the coding sequence ATGAAGAAGCCGCAGATGATCGAGATCGACGGGTCGTATGGTGAGGGCGGCGGCCAGATCGTTAGGACCTCTGTGGCGCTCTCCGCCCTCACCGGCATACCTGTCAGAATAAAGAACATCCGCCGCAACAGGCCGAGGCCCGGGCTTGCAGCGCAGCATGTTAGAGCTATCGAGGCACTGGCAAGGATATCGAGAGCAGAGATGAGAGGGGTGCATCTCGAATCTGAGGAGATCGAGTTCATCCCGGGCAGGATATCTGCAGGAAGCTATGACGTGGATATAGGCACCGCGGGGAGCGTCACGCTCCTCATCCAGTGCCTGCTTCCTGCGCTCACAGCCGCAGAGGGGCCTGTCACAGTGACAGTCAGGGGTGGCACAGACGTCCGCTGGAGCCCGACTGTGGACTATCTGGAGCATGTGGCACTTCCGGCTATGCGTCTTTTTGGTGTTGCTGCCAGCTTCAGGTGCGAGCGGCGCGGATACTATCCGAGGGGTGGAGGGGTTGTGGTGCTGAGCACCAGGCCGTCCAGGCTCAGGCATGCCAGGGTGGAGCGCATCGATGAGGGCATCCGCGGGATATCACACTGCGGATCCCTTCCAGAGCATGTGGCTAGGCGTCAGGCTGATGCGGCGCTCGAGCTGCTGAGGGAGAACGGATATGAGGCAGGAATAGATATCCAGACCGTGAACTCTTCATCCCCTGGAAGCGGGATAACGCTCTGGTCCGGGTTCAGGGGATCAAGCGCGCTCGGCGAGAGAGGTGTTCGCGCAGAGGACGTCGGTAGAGAGGCCGCGAACACCCTCATAGAGGAGATGAGAGCAGGGGCATCGGTGGACGTTCATCTCGCGGATCAGCTCATACCTTATATCGCGCTCGCTGGCGGTGAGTACACAGCACGGGAGATATCAAGCCACACCAGAACGAACATCTGGACGGCGCAGAGGATCCTGGGGTGCAGGATAGATATCGATGAGGGAGAGGTCTTCAGGATACACAGCACCGGCTCAGGGTGA
- a CDS encoding DNA-directed RNA polymerase subunit L — translation MNLKVLKKTEDELRIEFEGERHTLLNLLRSELLKDERVVLATYDAKFPIMDNPIFRLKTRGADPLDVIRDASARIADLCDEFLREYDEAVR, via the coding sequence TTGAACCTGAAGGTTCTTAAGAAGACTGAGGATGAGCTCAGAATAGAGTTCGAGGGGGAGCGGCACACGCTGCTCAACCTCCTGAGAAGCGAGCTGCTGAAGGATGAGAGGGTTGTGCTAGCCACCTACGACGCGAAGTTCCCTATAATGGACAACCCCATCTTCAGGCTCAAGACGAGAGGGGCGGATCCGCTGGATGTGATCAGAGATGCATCCGCCCGGATAGCAGATCTCTGCGACGAGTTTCTCAGAGAGTATGATGAAGCAGTGAGATGA
- a CDS encoding exosome complex RNA-binding protein Csl4, whose product MSGTTDEVKDKQMGRALVLPGDRIGSAEEFVPGHDTYVSGGNIYASTTGVVDIDPESRLASVIPRSNALPRVENGDIVVGEVVDIKENLVILALAFKKGYESRPLPELDATIHISNVKSSYVKDLKQMFSLRDIVRAKVIDARQMRLSTEPEDMGVIKAYCSSCTTPLVKKDGRLECPECKRTEMRKLSTYYGTGLV is encoded by the coding sequence ATGTCAGGCACAACCGATGAAGTCAAGGATAAGCAGATGGGGAGAGCCCTGGTCCTGCCGGGCGACAGGATAGGCTCGGCTGAGGAGTTCGTCCCAGGGCACGATACATACGTCTCCGGGGGCAACATATATGCATCAACCACCGGCGTGGTCGATATCGATCCTGAGAGCCGCCTTGCGAGTGTGATACCAAGAAGCAACGCCCTGCCAAGGGTGGAGAACGGGGATATCGTCGTCGGTGAGGTTGTCGATATAAAGGAGAACCTTGTGATACTGGCGCTCGCGTTCAAGAAGGGCTACGAGTCCAGGCCGCTTCCGGAGCTGGACGCAACCATACACATATCAAATGTGAAAAGCTCATATGTCAAGGACCTGAAGCAGATGTTCAGCCTCAGAGATATCGTCAGGGCAAAGGTCATAGATGCGAGACAGATGCGGCTCTCGACGGAGCCGGAGGACATGGGTGTGATAAAGGCGTACTGCAGCAGCTGCACGACACCGCTTGTGAAAAAAGACGGCCGCCTGGAGTGTCCTGAATGCAAGCGCACGGAGATGAGAAAGCTGAGCACCTACTACGGCACAGGGCTTGTTTAG
- a CDS encoding METTL5 family protein codes for MRKRQLEILLQRVRGFTSPSATMEQYMTPPSLASDLLHIAYMRGELSQVLDLGCGTGILAIGAALMGARACGVDIDSQALRIARENAELLGVHVDFILGDIERIAFRRVKTIIMNPPFGAQHASRGDRAFLRRAVEIADVIYTIHNAGSLNFVRSFVYPCRVEEVYKARIPIKRTFEFHRKDVEWIGVELYRIVCK; via the coding sequence ATGAGGAAGAGGCAGCTTGAGATCCTGCTTCAGCGTGTGAGGGGCTTCACAAGCCCATCTGCAACGATGGAGCAGTACATGACCCCGCCATCGCTCGCATCAGATCTGCTCCACATCGCATACATGCGAGGCGAGCTATCCCAGGTCCTGGATCTCGGCTGTGGCACAGGCATCCTGGCGATCGGTGCCGCGCTTATGGGGGCGAGGGCATGCGGAGTGGATATCGATTCCCAGGCGCTGAGGATCGCGCGTGAGAATGCCGAGCTGCTCGGCGTGCATGTGGACTTCATCCTGGGGGATATCGAGCGCATCGCGTTCCGCAGGGTAAAAACCATCATCATGAACCCCCCTTTTGGCGCACAGCACGCCAGCCGGGGCGATCGGGCGTTTCTCAGGAGGGCTGTGGAGATCGCAGATGTCATATACACCATCCACAATGCAGGAAGCCTGAACTTTGTTCGGAGCTTCGTTTATCCCTGCAGGGTTGAGGAAGTCTATAAAGCAAGAATTCCAATTAAAAGGACATTCGAGTTCCACAGGAAAGATGTGGAATGGATAGGGGTTGAGTTATATAGGATTGTGTGCAAGTAG